The following are from one region of the Jatrophihabitans telluris genome:
- a CDS encoding 2,3-butanediol dehydrogenase: MRAARFYDKLDIRIEDVATPQLNASDDVLVEVAWCGICGTDLHEYLVGPIVTPVSPHPLTGVTLPQTLGHEFSARVVEIGADVTDVRVGDRVAIMPAIVCGKCAYCRRGLGHLCVKFACTGLSAETGGLAQYAVLKDYQVSTLPDSVSDIEGAVVEPASVAAYGIDRVGVHGGDIVLVTGAGPIGVLSALYADAIGAATVVIAEPNPARAALARGLDVGPVLDPTQDGFAEAIAELTGGLGVDVVAECSGSTPGLATALTSVRRRGGIVQTGLHTKPATLDGMALSEKDVSLIGSWCYLITDWPRIIRLISAGKYPVGKAVTSRIGLSDVVTKGFDVLVDPRGDQLKVLVSATSAG; this comes from the coding sequence GTGCGCGCAGCACGGTTCTACGACAAGTTGGACATCCGTATAGAGGACGTCGCAACGCCGCAGCTCAACGCCTCCGACGACGTCCTGGTGGAGGTCGCCTGGTGCGGAATCTGCGGTACCGATCTGCACGAGTACCTGGTCGGCCCGATCGTCACGCCGGTCTCGCCCCACCCGCTGACCGGAGTCACGCTGCCGCAGACCCTCGGTCACGAGTTCTCCGCCCGGGTGGTGGAGATCGGGGCCGACGTGACCGACGTCCGGGTGGGTGACCGGGTCGCGATCATGCCCGCGATCGTGTGCGGCAAGTGCGCTTACTGCCGCCGCGGGCTCGGCCATCTGTGCGTGAAGTTCGCCTGCACGGGTCTGTCCGCCGAGACCGGTGGCCTGGCCCAGTACGCCGTGCTCAAGGACTACCAGGTCTCGACGTTGCCCGACTCGGTCAGCGACATCGAGGGTGCCGTCGTCGAACCGGCCAGCGTCGCCGCCTACGGGATAGATCGGGTGGGTGTGCACGGCGGCGACATCGTCCTCGTCACCGGCGCCGGCCCGATCGGGGTGCTGTCGGCGTTGTATGCCGATGCCATCGGGGCCGCGACGGTCGTCATCGCCGAACCGAACCCGGCCCGCGCCGCGCTGGCCCGCGGGCTGGATGTGGGACCGGTCCTCGACCCGACCCAGGACGGCTTCGCGGAGGCGATCGCGGAACTCACCGGCGGTCTCGGGGTGGACGTCGTCGCCGAATGTTCCGGCTCCACGCCCGGCCTGGCGACCGCACTCACCAGCGTGCGCCGGCGCGGGGGGATCGTGCAGACCGGGTTGCACACCAAGCCGGCGACGCTGGACGGCATGGCCCTGTCCGAGAAGGATGTCAGCCTGATCGGCAGCTGGTGCTATCTGATCACCGACTGGCCCCGCATCATCAGGCTGATCTCGGCCGGCAAGTACCCGGTCGGCAAGGCGGTCACGTCCCGGATCGGGCTGAGCGATGTCGTGACCAAAGGCTTCGATGTCCTCGTCGACCCCCGCGGCGACCAACTCAAGGTGCTCGTCTCAGCGACGAGTGCGGGCTGA
- a CDS encoding M24 family metallopeptidase — translation MVSATFGTTGVDWENRLDIDRLRTQRLAKLKAELERSDLGAVLTFDFHNIRYMTSTHIGTWAMDKMIRFAILPRGGDPVLWDFGSAARHHQLQNPWLDEPHDAAGRGPHYGARAGISTLRGAISPGAGRAEDVAAKVAQVMADFGLTGQPIGVDIVEPPVMFALQALGFPVVDGQQVFLEARRVKTPDEIGLLTQAAGMVDAAYEDLYEFLRPGVRENECVGLVSKKLFDLGSEHVEGVNAISGERCSPHPHVFSDRLIRPGDPAFFDILHSYQGYRTCYYRTFAVGSASVAQRGAYKICRELMDNAISLVKPGASTADIVQVWPSAQEFGFADEEAAFALQYGHGIGLSIWERPIFSRLTSPDNPETLEVGQVFALETYWPSDDGWGAARIEEELVVTETGCEVITKFPAEELLVAGKRYYTAGGTLPTLRDSQSHLNTRSEIGGQA, via the coding sequence ATGGTTTCGGCGACGTTCGGCACGACCGGTGTCGACTGGGAGAACCGGCTCGACATCGATCGGCTGCGCACGCAGCGGTTGGCCAAGCTCAAGGCGGAGCTGGAACGGTCGGATCTCGGCGCCGTTCTCACGTTCGACTTCCACAACATCCGGTACATGACCTCCACTCACATCGGCACGTGGGCGATGGACAAGATGATCCGGTTCGCGATCCTGCCCCGAGGCGGCGATCCGGTGCTGTGGGACTTCGGCTCTGCGGCCCGCCATCACCAGCTCCAGAACCCCTGGCTCGACGAACCTCACGATGCCGCCGGACGGGGACCGCACTACGGTGCTCGGGCCGGTATCTCCACGCTGCGCGGGGCAATCTCACCCGGCGCGGGCCGTGCGGAGGACGTTGCCGCCAAAGTGGCTCAGGTGATGGCGGACTTCGGGCTGACCGGTCAACCGATCGGTGTCGACATCGTCGAGCCTCCGGTCATGTTCGCGCTCCAGGCTCTGGGGTTCCCGGTGGTGGACGGTCAGCAGGTGTTCCTCGAAGCCCGTCGCGTCAAGACGCCCGACGAGATCGGGCTGCTCACCCAGGCCGCAGGCATGGTCGATGCGGCCTATGAGGACCTCTATGAGTTCCTCCGGCCAGGGGTGCGCGAGAACGAGTGTGTCGGGCTGGTCAGCAAGAAGCTGTTCGATCTCGGCTCCGAGCACGTCGAGGGCGTCAACGCGATTTCGGGGGAGCGCTGCTCGCCGCACCCGCACGTCTTCTCCGACCGGTTGATCAGGCCCGGTGATCCCGCGTTCTTCGACATCCTGCACAGCTATCAGGGCTACCGCACGTGCTATTACCGCACGTTCGCGGTCGGCAGTGCTTCGGTCGCCCAGCGCGGGGCGTACAAGATCTGCCGTGAGTTGATGGACAACGCGATCTCGCTCGTCAAACCCGGTGCCAGCACGGCCGACATCGTGCAGGTGTGGCCGAGCGCCCAGGAGTTCGGCTTCGCCGACGAGGAGGCCGCCTTCGCCTTGCAGTACGGGCACGGGATCGGCCTGAGCATCTGGGAGCGTCCCATCTTCAGCCGCCTCACCTCACCGGACAACCCCGAGACGCTGGAGGTCGGCCAGGTCTTCGCCCTCGAGACCTACTGGCCGTCCGACGACGGCTGGGGAGCGGCCCGCATCGAAGAGGAGTTGGTGGTCACCGAGACCGGCTGCGAAGTCATCACGAAGTTCCCGGCGGAGGAACTGCTCGTGGCCGGTAAGCGGTACTACACCGCGGGTGGGACCTTGCCGACCCTGCGTGACAGCCAGTCGCACCTCAACACCCGGAGCGAGATCGGGGGGCAGGCGTGA
- a CDS encoding methyltransferase domain-containing protein, with protein sequence MTDEGYVLGHSEAELRRLETQARMKDPITRRFAIEAGVGPGMRVLDVGSGAGDVAVLLADLVGEHGQVVGVDRSVVGVAAARAKVAGRGLSNVAFVVGGAAEVSFDEPFDAVVGRYVLQFQPDPAAMLAALASHAKPGAPIVFHELDWSGVRSVPSAPLYDRVCRWCVAAVEGSGASAHMGLGLAAAFTSAGLPEPVLRLESLIAAAEHARDNLALIANIARTLAPAMAEHGIAQIDELDPDTLVDRMQAEVLANGTVLTAHLEIGAWAYQPRGR encoded by the coding sequence ATGACTGATGAAGGGTATGTGCTCGGTCATTCCGAGGCCGAGTTGCGTCGGCTCGAGACCCAGGCCCGGATGAAGGACCCCATCACCCGCCGCTTTGCGATCGAGGCCGGTGTGGGTCCGGGGATGCGGGTACTCGATGTCGGCAGCGGTGCCGGGGATGTTGCTGTGCTACTGGCCGATTTGGTCGGTGAGCACGGCCAGGTCGTGGGCGTCGATCGGTCCGTGGTCGGGGTGGCAGCCGCTCGGGCCAAGGTGGCGGGACGGGGCTTGTCCAATGTGGCGTTCGTCGTCGGCGGCGCCGCCGAGGTGAGCTTCGATGAGCCCTTCGATGCGGTGGTGGGCCGCTACGTGTTGCAGTTCCAGCCCGACCCGGCGGCGATGCTTGCCGCGCTTGCGTCTCACGCGAAACCGGGTGCGCCGATCGTGTTCCACGAGCTGGATTGGTCCGGTGTCCGGTCCGTGCCGTCGGCGCCGTTGTACGACCGCGTCTGCCGTTGGTGCGTGGCGGCTGTGGAAGGTTCGGGCGCGAGCGCCCACATGGGACTCGGACTCGCGGCGGCATTCACCTCGGCTGGCCTACCCGAACCGGTACTGAGGCTCGAGTCGCTGATCGCCGCCGCGGAACATGCGCGAGACAACCTCGCGCTGATCGCCAACATTGCCAGGACCCTTGCGCCCGCGATGGCCGAGCACGGAATTGCTCAGATCGACGAACTCGACCCCGACACGTTGGTCGACCGCATGCAGGCCGAGGTTCTCGCCAACGGCACGGTCCTGACGGCACATCTGGAAATCGGCGCCTGGGCATACCAACCTCGCGGCCGTTGA
- a CDS encoding thiamine pyrophosphate-dependent dehydrogenase E1 component subunit alpha: MRLPLSEHGYGTHQVVLPPSDQTRHDNDEIPLQKRLDLYRSLQEMRQFEKRAYDLFMRQLVKGTSHLSLGMEAISAGFGAAMRADDLTFATYRGHAHTLARGVPMTPVLAELLGRSNGLMAGKGGSMHLTSVEHGVLGSYAIIGAHLTIANGAAWSAQYRGSGQVTVCFFGDGTTNIGAFHEALNYAAVYKLPVVFVCENNLYMEYTSIADITAVAHPAADRAAAYGLQSQIIDGNDADEVYGTATAAIERARRGEGPSLVEALTYRHGGHSRADPGKYRPSAEVEAWKQYDPIPVYRGRLLRLGVDEADLDVIDKEVAAAVDLATQEAIAGDLPDPASAFTDLWADGGSSWRN, translated from the coding sequence GTGAGGCTCCCGCTGTCCGAGCACGGTTACGGCACGCACCAGGTCGTGCTGCCACCGTCGGACCAGACCCGTCACGACAATGACGAGATCCCGTTGCAGAAGCGGTTGGATCTCTATCGCTCGCTGCAGGAGATGAGGCAGTTCGAGAAACGTGCCTATGACCTGTTCATGCGTCAACTGGTCAAGGGGACGAGTCACCTGTCGCTGGGCATGGAGGCGATCTCGGCCGGATTCGGTGCGGCGATGCGTGCCGACGACCTGACGTTTGCCACCTACCGGGGCCATGCCCACACGCTGGCCCGGGGCGTGCCGATGACGCCGGTGCTGGCCGAGCTGCTGGGCCGGTCCAACGGGCTGATGGCGGGCAAGGGTGGCTCGATGCACCTGACCAGCGTCGAGCACGGGGTACTGGGCTCCTACGCCATCATCGGCGCGCATCTCACGATCGCCAACGGTGCCGCCTGGTCAGCGCAGTACCGGGGCTCGGGCCAGGTGACGGTCTGCTTCTTCGGCGACGGCACCACCAACATCGGTGCCTTCCACGAGGCCCTCAACTACGCCGCCGTCTACAAGCTGCCCGTCGTATTCGTCTGCGAGAACAACCTCTACATGGAGTACACCTCGATCGCCGACATCACCGCCGTAGCCCACCCGGCGGCCGACCGGGCCGCCGCCTACGGCCTGCAATCGCAGATCATCGACGGCAACGACGCCGACGAGGTGTACGGCACCGCGACCGCGGCGATCGAGCGGGCTAGGCGGGGCGAGGGACCGTCGCTCGTCGAGGCCCTCACCTATCGGCACGGCGGCCATTCCCGCGCCGATCCAGGCAAGTACCGGCCGTCGGCGGAGGTCGAGGCGTGGAAGCAGTACGACCCGATCCCGGTGTACCGGGGCCGGTTGCTCCGCCTGGGCGTGGACGAGGCCGACCTCGACGTGATCGACAAGGAGGTCGCCGCCGCCGTCGACCTCGCAACCCAGGAAGCGATCGCCGGAGATCTGCCCGACCCGGCCAGCGCATTTACCGACCTGTGGGCTGACGGAGGATCGTCGTGGCGGAACTGA
- the arr gene encoding NAD(+)--rifampin ADP-ribosyltransferase → MSEVLDEGPFFHGTKADLGPGALLTAGFRSNYRPEVVMNHIYFTALRDGAGLAAELAAGDGAPRVYVVEPTGFFENDPNVTDKKFPGNPTRSYRSKEPLRIVDEVTDWKRLSPAQLQAWRERLATILHVERGEIIN, encoded by the coding sequence ATGAGCGAGGTGTTGGACGAGGGTCCCTTCTTTCACGGCACAAAGGCCGACCTCGGGCCGGGCGCGCTACTCACCGCCGGGTTCCGTTCGAACTACCGACCGGAAGTGGTGATGAACCACATCTATTTCACCGCCCTGCGCGACGGTGCGGGGCTGGCCGCAGAACTCGCAGCCGGTGACGGTGCTCCTCGCGTTTACGTTGTTGAACCCACCGGGTTCTTCGAGAACGATCCCAACGTGACCGACAAGAAGTTCCCCGGCAATCCCACCCGGTCCTACCGCAGCAAAGAGCCGCTCAGGATCGTCGACGAAGTGACCGACTGGAAACGGCTGAGCCCCGCGCAGCTACAGGCCTGGCGCGAGCGGCTGGCGACAATTCTTCACGTTGAACGCGGGGAAATCATCAACTGA
- a CDS encoding 2-oxo acid dehydrogenase subunit E2 has protein sequence MNIEVTMPQLGETVAEGTITRWLRQVGDVITDQEPLLEISTDKVDTEVPAPGSGRLREIIIDVDATVAVGTVLAIIDSEPAAGAGRPAHRRHTHSPLIRRLAAEAGLGLDSLTGSGSGGRLTREDVALAARQAVVPAEASVRPAASSAPAVPAASSTPVLPAASSAPAVPSAPTASIAAGSPVAGPAVPMTSLRTVIADRMMQSLHTTAQLTTVVEVDVTRVVALRSAARGPLHDRLGVRLTLTAFFAKAALEGLRAMPVLNSSIGADGRSVVRHTAQHLGIAVDTDRGLMVPVLRDAGDLSLLGLSRRIEDVANRTRAGAITPDDLAGGTFTITNTGSRGALFDTPILVPGQVGILGIGAVVERPAVARQPDGQRVIAIRSMAYLALTYDHRLVDGADAARYLVSVKNRLEAGQFEPELS, from the coding sequence GTGAACATCGAGGTCACGATGCCTCAGCTGGGGGAGACGGTCGCGGAGGGCACGATCACGCGGTGGCTGCGACAGGTCGGTGACGTGATCACCGATCAGGAGCCGTTGCTCGAGATCTCGACGGACAAGGTCGACACCGAGGTGCCCGCTCCCGGTTCGGGTCGCCTGCGGGAGATCATCATCGACGTGGACGCCACCGTCGCGGTCGGTACCGTCCTGGCGATCATCGACTCCGAGCCCGCTGCCGGTGCGGGGCGCCCGGCGCATCGTCGGCACACCCACTCACCGCTGATCCGCCGGCTCGCGGCCGAGGCCGGTCTCGGTTTGGACAGCCTGACCGGCAGCGGTTCGGGTGGACGCCTCACCCGCGAGGATGTGGCACTCGCCGCCCGGCAGGCGGTCGTCCCAGCCGAGGCCTCGGTCCGGCCGGCGGCCTCCAGTGCGCCAGCCGTGCCGGCGGCCTCCAGTACACCAGTCCTGCCGGCGGCCTCCAGTGCACCAGCCGTGCCGAGCGCGCCCACGGCGTCGATTGCTGCCGGGTCACCGGTGGCCGGTCCCGCCGTCCCGATGACGAGCCTGCGGACGGTGATCGCCGACCGGATGATGCAGTCGCTGCACACCACCGCCCAGCTGACCACAGTGGTGGAGGTCGATGTGACCCGCGTGGTGGCCTTGCGCAGTGCGGCCCGCGGACCCCTGCACGACCGACTCGGCGTGCGGCTGACCCTGACCGCGTTCTTCGCCAAGGCCGCCCTGGAGGGCCTGCGAGCGATGCCGGTGCTGAACTCCTCGATCGGGGCGGACGGCCGCTCGGTGGTCCGACACACCGCCCAGCACCTCGGAATCGCGGTCGACACTGATCGGGGTCTCATGGTGCCGGTGCTTCGCGACGCCGGCGATCTGAGCCTGCTCGGTCTCAGCCGCCGCATCGAGGACGTCGCGAACCGCACCCGCGCGGGCGCGATCACGCCGGATGATCTGGCCGGAGGCACCTTCACGATCACAAACACCGGAAGCAGGGGTGCGCTGTTCGACACCCCCATTCTCGTTCCGGGGCAGGTTGGCATTCTGGGAATCGGGGCGGTCGTCGAGCGTCCCGCCGTTGCCCGCCAGCCCGATGGTCAAAGGGTGATCGCCATCCGATCGATGGCCTACCTGGCGTTGACCTACGACCACCGTCTCGTCGACGGAGCCGACGCGGCCCGCTACCTCGTCTCGGTGAAGAACCGGCTCGAGGCCGGGCAGTTCGAACCTGAACTCAGCTGA
- a CDS encoding alpha-ketoacid dehydrogenase subunit beta yields the protein MAELTYRDAVARGIAQEMRRDERVVMIGEDVAGAGGVFKTTVGLLDEFGPKRVIDTPISEQAILGAAMGAAMTGLRPVAEIMFSDFFAVCWDIVVNEIAKTRYMTNGQITIPLVIKTGNGGGLRFGAQHSQAIENWAMAVPGLKVVTPSTPRDVVGLMAAAVRSDDPVLFFEHKGLYSMKGEVPDGEIIDELGTAVVRRAGTDATILSLGLTVGRALDAAGQLAERGIQAEVIDVRSLVPLDTRTILGSLAKTGRLFTVEENPRLLGWGAEIASIAAEECFWDLDGPIQRITTPHIPLPSADSLEDLVLPSADVVATAVEKALQS from the coding sequence GTGGCGGAACTGACCTATCGCGACGCTGTAGCGCGGGGCATCGCCCAGGAGATGCGGCGAGACGAGCGCGTGGTGATGATCGGCGAGGACGTCGCCGGCGCGGGTGGGGTGTTCAAGACCACCGTGGGGCTGCTGGATGAGTTCGGGCCCAAGCGCGTGATCGACACCCCGATTTCCGAGCAGGCGATCCTGGGGGCTGCCATGGGAGCGGCGATGACCGGTCTGCGCCCGGTCGCCGAAATCATGTTCTCGGACTTCTTCGCGGTCTGCTGGGACATCGTCGTCAACGAGATCGCCAAGACCCGATACATGACCAACGGCCAGATCACGATCCCGCTGGTCATCAAGACCGGCAACGGTGGCGGCCTGCGGTTCGGTGCCCAGCACTCCCAGGCGATCGAGAATTGGGCGATGGCGGTCCCAGGACTCAAGGTCGTCACCCCGTCGACGCCGCGGGACGTGGTCGGCCTGATGGCGGCTGCCGTGCGCAGCGATGACCCGGTGCTGTTCTTCGAGCACAAGGGTCTGTACTCCATGAAGGGAGAGGTTCCTGACGGCGAGATCATCGACGAGCTCGGTACGGCCGTGGTCCGCCGCGCGGGCACCGATGCCACCATCCTGTCGCTAGGGCTGACTGTCGGTCGTGCCCTGGACGCGGCCGGCCAGCTGGCCGAGCGGGGAATCCAGGCGGAGGTGATCGACGTCCGCTCGCTGGTTCCCCTGGACACCCGCACGATTCTCGGTTCGCTCGCCAAGACCGGCAGATTGTTCACCGTGGAGGAGAACCCCCGGCTGCTCGGCTGGGGCGCCGAGATCGCCTCGATCGCGGCCGAGGAGTGCTTCTGGGACCTCGATGGCCCCATCCAGCGGATCACCACGCCACACATCCCGCTGCCGTCCGCGGACTCCTTGGAGGACCTGGTGCTGCCGTCGGCCGACGTCGTCGCCACCGCCGTGGAAAAGGCGCTGCAGTCGTGA
- a CDS encoding VOC family protein, with protein MIDLEAIHHVGLVVTDLDRSIYFYHDLLGLPFANEPTPWFDGPELSVGVGVPAARLRQVSLLAGDTIMELIEYSNRPPDSTAPPPNNNLGAAHVCFRVADVRATKAELESCGVEFYSEINVVDSGPLAGWRWVYFSDPDGLALELVEVAYYLREERLRNAEVYLRSRPPLAELAPRPT; from the coding sequence ATGATCGATCTCGAAGCGATCCATCACGTCGGGCTGGTCGTCACCGACCTGGACCGGTCGATCTACTTCTACCACGATCTGCTCGGGCTGCCCTTCGCCAACGAGCCGACGCCCTGGTTCGACGGTCCCGAGCTTTCGGTGGGGGTCGGCGTGCCCGCGGCCAGGCTGCGCCAGGTGAGCCTGCTGGCCGGGGACACCATCATGGAGCTCATCGAGTACTCCAATCGGCCGCCTGACAGTACGGCGCCCCCGCCGAACAACAACCTCGGTGCCGCCCACGTCTGCTTTCGGGTGGCCGACGTCCGAGCGACGAAGGCCGAGCTCGAGAGCTGCGGTGTCGAGTTCTACTCCGAGATCAACGTCGTGGATTCGGGTCCGCTCGCCGGGTGGCGCTGGGTCTATTTCAGCGACCCGGACGGCCTCGCGCTGGAGCTGGTCGAGGTCGCCTACTACCTGCGTGAGGAACGCCTGCGTAACGCCGAGGTCTACCTCCGAAGCCGACCGCCCCTGGCCGAGCTGGCGCCGCGCCCCACCTGA
- the eboE gene encoding metabolite traffic protein EboE: MFLGDRHGHLAYSTLVHPGDTWAEMRESLETYAPAVKARVSPDETYGVSLRISGASAQTLTDDPAERRRLASWLSEHDMYVFTVNAFPHGPFKGRRVMEDVYEPDWATEDRVRYTCQVADILAEITPSSVAPSIQTAPLAFRAKVTCEADVEVLTRNVLRVVAHLIEVERTTGRRVKLALEPEPACYLETTEETIAYFRERIWSASGARVLCDLTGLPVSEVVGLVRRHLGVVFDVCHQSVEFEDIAAALRQLRDAGVPIFKLQAAAALRVPMVTADVVAALGSFTDTIYLSQTTESRDGQLTRMLTLTEAIDRWKAQPGGVREWRTHFHVPVFLDDLGEFGTTRDGIERALEVHADTPLSDHLEIETYTWDVLPAHLKSGDVTDYVSRELEWFQEQLRSATAALAASVE; this comes from the coding sequence ATGTTTCTCGGTGACCGCCACGGCCATCTCGCCTATTCCACTCTCGTGCATCCCGGCGATACCTGGGCCGAGATGCGCGAGAGCCTGGAGACCTACGCCCCGGCTGTGAAGGCCCGCGTGAGCCCGGACGAGACCTATGGTGTGTCGCTGCGGATTTCGGGGGCATCGGCCCAGACCTTGACCGACGATCCCGCCGAGCGACGGCGGTTGGCGTCCTGGTTGAGCGAGCACGACATGTACGTGTTCACGGTCAACGCCTTTCCGCACGGCCCGTTCAAGGGGCGCAGGGTGATGGAGGACGTCTACGAACCGGACTGGGCCACCGAGGACAGGGTTCGCTACACCTGCCAGGTCGCGGACATCCTCGCCGAGATCACCCCGTCGTCGGTGGCGCCGTCGATCCAGACGGCGCCCCTGGCCTTTCGCGCCAAGGTCACCTGCGAGGCTGACGTCGAAGTGCTGACCCGCAACGTGTTGAGGGTCGTAGCGCACCTGATCGAGGTCGAGCGCACGACCGGGCGGCGGGTGAAGCTGGCCCTGGAACCCGAGCCCGCCTGCTACCTCGAGACCACCGAGGAGACGATCGCATATTTCCGCGAACGAATCTGGTCGGCGTCGGGCGCCCGCGTGCTTTGTGACCTGACGGGCTTGCCTGTCAGTGAGGTCGTGGGGCTGGTGCGCCGGCACCTCGGCGTGGTTTTCGACGTATGCCACCAGTCCGTTGAATTCGAGGACATAGCCGCAGCGTTGCGACAGCTGCGCGATGCCGGGGTGCCCATCTTCAAGCTTCAAGCGGCTGCTGCGCTGCGTGTGCCGATGGTCACCGCTGACGTGGTCGCTGCTCTGGGCTCGTTCACCGACACCATCTACCTGAGCCAGACCACCGAGTCCAGGGACGGGCAGTTGACCCGAATGCTCACCCTCACCGAGGCAATCGATCGTTGGAAGGCCCAGCCCGGCGGTGTTCGCGAATGGCGCACTCACTTCCACGTGCCGGTCTTTCTCGATGATCTAGGTGAGTTCGGCACCACCCGCGACGGGATCGAGCGTGCCCTCGAAGTGCATGCGGACACGCCGCTTTCGGATCATCTGGAGATCGAGACGTACACGTGGGATGTGCTGCCCGCACACCTGAAGTCCGGCGACGTCACCGACTACGTGTCGCGTGAACTCGAGTGGTTTCAGGAGCAGCTGCGCAGCGCCACCGCGGCGCTGGCAGCCTCCGTCGAATAA